In bacterium, the sequence GGCGTCTTGGCAGTTTAATGCTGGTAGGCGCGACCCTTGTGGTCGCCCGAATTAGGGCAGGCACAAGGCCTGCCCCTACGCAGCGTCCGGCTGATACTTGGGCAATTTGCCTTGCCATTCCTTTTCGCTCCAGCCGTAATGCTTTTGATAGCGTTCCTGTGTTTCCTTCGGCAGATCATTCCAGGATTTTCCCTGCTGCAATTCCGCAGGATCATTCCAGTATCCCGGACCCTGTCTCAATCCTTCATAGAGTTCATCGCCCGTTATACCGCGAATACCCACACCTACTTTTCCTCCGACTTCGCCTTTGACTTTCGGTCCGCCATCGCTTCCAATTTCAGCGTTCACGCTCGCATGCGCACCGAAACGGGCGTCAGCTTGATTCGGATTATACGAAGCGTAGGGTCCATAACCGGCGGTTTTGCCCCCACCGCCTTGCTTGATTTTGACCTCGAACGTTCCGTCATCTCGTACCTGTACCTGACTCCCTTTATATCCGGCCTGTCCGGCAACCGAACCATCTTTGGATCTTTCCGTACCACCAACTTTAAAGTCGCCGACTTGCTGCGACACTCCATCTTCGCGAGTCGTACTTGTTCGCAGGCCATCACCGGTGCCCACAGTAGCTCCAGCTTTACCGCCGACCGATACACCGGTTTTCGACGAGTTCACAAACTCGACTTTGGCGTTCGCTTCCACTTCTACGAACACGTCACCTGCAGGGCGGCGTCCGGTAAATTTGTACATCTTCTCCATTGCCATCTCACGCGCTTCTTTATCACCACGCGTTTTTGTGATTCGTTCATCGGCCCACTTATCGGCCAACGCGTCGCCTGCTTTGTTTGCATAACCGGGTTCCTGACCCAGTGGATGTTTCGGCGCCCAGTGACCGAGCTTCCTCATTTCCTCCGGACTCTTGCAGTTGTCGAGTTCCTTCTTATAACGGTCCATATATTGCCCGTAAGCTTTGTCATATTCCGCGGCGCCCTTCAAGTTCTGTTCGGAAATCAACTCCCTCATTTCTTTGGGAAGCTCCGGTTTGTTATCGTAAAGAGTTGGACCTGCCGGTGGATTCAACGGACCATCCGGAACCTTCACTTCGCCGCCATTCAAGTAGCCTTTCTTGGCGCCTTGTTCCAGGAACCCTTTTTTATCGGCATCGCTCATGTTATCCATATAGCGCTGGAGCACACCATCTTTTGACATGCGCTCAACTTGCGCTTTGTATTCGCCGGGTGATAATGACTCCAATTTATCGCGGACATCCTTTACATCCTGATCTGTAACCGCGAGATCGGTAACGCCATAAGAAAGCTTCTCTTTGATCTGCTTTGCATTTTCATCGACTTTTGCCTGGTCTACCTTATTCAAACTCGCATCGAGCTGGGCGGCGCGGGCCTGTCCTTCCATGGCATGTTCCGCTTTTTGCGCGGCCGGATCGGCAGCCGGTTTTGCTGCGCCTGTAGTTTGACTTTTTTCTTCTGGCTTCGTTTCCGTTTTTGAAGCCGGCTGATTGTCGGTTTTTTGCAAGGGTCCTGTTTGTGGTTGGGAATTAGTTTTTGAAATGCCGTTCATGATGTCCTCCTTAATTTCACCTACAGAATACGAGATTCATGATTCCGGCACCTCTATCGCGCGGTTGGACGCAACATACGAAAATGGCTAGGGAATGGTCTATAACCTAAGATAGAGAGAATTCAACGCAGAGGACGCAAAGTAATAAATTTTTTTCTCTGCGATCTTCGCATCTCTGCGTTAAAAAGAATCTGTTTTGTGGTAGAATCTGTGCCCCGAGATGGATGCTTTACTCGTTCTGGAGGATGGTTACTCGGAACGGGGCGTTGCTTTTGGATTTCCCGGTGAATACTTCGGCGAAATCGTTTTCAACACATGCATCACCGGTTATCAGGAAATTCTTACCGATCCATCGTATCAAGACCAGGTTATCGTATTCACATATCCACAGATCGGGAATTACGGCGTTAATGTAGAAGACGTCGAATCTTCCAGGATCTATCCTTCCGCGATTGTCGTTCGAGAGCTCAGCGATTATCCATCGAACTGGAGGAGCAAAAGCTCGCTGTCGGATTACTTGCGATATCACGGCAAGATTGCGATATCGGAAATTGACACGCGCGCATTGACCAGACATATTCGTGAAAAAGGCGCGATGCGTTGCGGCGTATCCACTCGCGATCTGAATGCGGGGAGTTTGCTGGCAAAGGTTCGGGGAATTCCCTTGATGGAAGGCGCGGATCTCGTGCCAAAAGTCACAACGAAACGCATGTATGAAATGACCGAACGAGGCCCCGCGAAATGGGATGTGGTGGTCTATGATTTTGGCGTCAAAGGAAACATTCTTCGCAATCTGCAGCAGGAAGGTTGCAGGGTAAGTGTTGTTCCAGCCGACACAAGTGCCGAACGTGTGCTGGCGATGAAACCTGATGGCGTCGTTTTATCGAATGGTCCCGGCGATCCGGCAGCTCTTCAGTTGATCGTTCATGAAATCCAGCAGCTCATCGGTCATTTTCCAATTCTTGGAATTTGTTTGGGCCATCAGATTCTGGGACATGCTCTGGGGGGCAAAACCTTCAAATTGAAATTCGGACATCGTGGTGGAAACCAGCCTGTGATGCATCTTCCATCGAAACGCGTGGAAATTACTTCGCACAATCACGGATTTGCCGTGGATCCGGATTCACTCGGTCCGGAAATCCAGCCTACTTACGTGAACCTGAATGATCAGACGCTGGAGGGTTTTCGGTGTCCGGAAAAGATGATTGAAGCAGTTCAATTTCATCCGGAGGCAGCTCCGGGTCCGCATGATTGCCATCATATCTTTGAAGACTTCCGTAAGATGCTGGAAGATTCAACGCAAAGGCGCGAAGACGCAAAGAAAGTAAGCAAATGAAACGCACAGACATCCATAAGATATTGATCATCGGGTCGGGACCGATTGTGATTGGTCAGGCTTGCGAATTTGATTATTCCGGCACTCAGGCTTGCAAAGCCCTGCGCCAGGAAGGTTACGAGCTGGTTCTGGTAAACAGCAACCCTGCCACCATCATGACCGATCCTGAAATTGCGGATCGCACTTATATCGAACCCTTAAACGTCAATGTCCTTACCTCTATATTAAAAGCGGAAAAACCGGACGCTTTGCTGCCGACTGTAGGGGGGCAAACCGCGCTGAATTTAACACTGGAACTTTGCGAACAGGGGATTCTTCGCGAAAATGGTGTGGAATTACTGGCATTGAGTGAAGGCTCGCTTCGTCTTGCAGAAGACCGGTTGCTATTC encodes:
- the carA gene encoding glutamine-hydrolyzing carbamoyl-phosphate synthase small subunit, whose product is MDALLVLEDGYSERGVAFGFPGEYFGEIVFNTCITGYQEILTDPSYQDQVIVFTYPQIGNYGVNVEDVESSRIYPSAIVVRELSDYPSNWRSKSSLSDYLRYHGKIAISEIDTRALTRHIREKGAMRCGVSTRDLNAGSLLAKVRGIPLMEGADLVPKVTTKRMYEMTERGPAKWDVVVYDFGVKGNILRNLQQEGCRVSVVPADTSAERVLAMKPDGVVLSNGPGDPAALQLIVHEIQQLIGHFPILGICLGHQILGHALGGKTFKLKFGHRGGNQPVMHLPSKRVEITSHNHGFAVDPDSLGPEIQPTYVNLNDQTLEGFRCPEKMIEAVQFHPEAAPGPHDCHHIFEDFRKMLEDSTQRREDAKKVSK